The Pieris napi chromosome 14, ilPieNapi1.2, whole genome shotgun sequence genomic interval AGATTTTGATGGTTTGATATTGATGTAACTTTGGCTTGGAATAGTGCCGTAAGAATCAGATCCACATTGGCGTGTGCAACACACAGACATTAAATAGGTGGCACAATTACTATGATACATATCTCCCCTGGTCAATAAGTCTCTCCCCTGATAGTAATCTTACCAGGGGAAAGACGCCAGGGGAAAGACGTTttcataacataatacattattttggtttatccAAGAAAGTtttcaatgaataataaaGCAAGCTTTGACTATCACAGTATTACTCAATTAGGACAggaattgcaaataaataaaatgattattataacttttattacttaccaGTGGAGAGACACAATGACCTTGCGAAACCGTTACATCGCACGGACGTGACACAAAAATTGGCAAATTGCGTCGATCTAACCGCTTCTGTGCTTAGTATTGCGAACTTCACGTTGTTAATTGTCAATGAGCGAGTTCGGTAATGTGGCcgtcttatattttatattgtagcaGCGTGCGAATATTGCCAGGGTAGATACACAAAAAAGCGGGACaacaattaagttttaaaaattatcgaaaataagcaaatatttttcaatttttctttaataatatttaagtatatttaattaagtttgtgGTAAACATAGTTTGTTTTagcaaataatacaaatattgtatgtattgtatgcTAGTTAAGCTGAAACCGGTAAGGGGACAGGCCAGGGTAGAGACTTTTTTAGACTATATAAcgagttttacaaaaatatgctttaatgagacatttaattataatgttatttaataaaggacATTTAAGAGAAGTGATTCATTGCACAAAATAGCAacatatagattaaaaaaccaCTTTTAAATAGATTGCCACCATAGTTACCTCTTATAAGAGAATCACCCACATACAATCCTGAAATGTCAcacctctacgatcaacccttattttttattttagttaatagttatttttaccgaactataaaaatgtttcctagaaataatataggtacatggctaaacgacgtttgccgggtcagctagtcaTCATATAAATATCTAAGAATATATTAATGTCGCCGCtttcaaaattaatgtaatcaGTTTTATCTTTTTGTACCACTGACATAATTATGTTTCGCGGACTTCGATTTGCGCATACGGAAGTGCGGgcttgtttatttgtttacataaCGATATGGCACCATTGCCTCCGTAGAATTACGTCAACataattatactaaaacaaaataaatatgtttattattgcTTTGCTGCCGCTTGGTTCATGATAAAGTAGCGTACctataattcttaattttaattaccatattatttataggttTCTTAAATGCTAAAACTAACAATTAGTTGATCCGGTGAACGTATTTTTAGCTTTAAATGCAATTCTTACCAAAATCAATTACATCTATATATCCACCTTTGTTTACTTAACGTCTTATCGTATTATGAATCGGCTAATGTCTACTGAACGTTCGCGTAATGGGGCCAGTCAACGCCCTTGGGAATTATTGTCTTCGAAGCTCGgttttgaaacttttttttgtaatttgtcGAGTTTGAGTTAAAACGTTCAATGGTTCGAACGAAGTTTGTTTGTATGCCTATCGTCAATAAGATAATAGatacatatatagtatatatgttCGCAGATACCTCCCGAAGCCTGTACCTGATGCATATACTGACGTGGGTGATGAACATGTTCGGTATTTTCTTCATTTTGGCTGCGCACGAGCACTACTCCATCGACGTCTTCATCGCCTTCTACATAACGTCGCGGCTCTTCCTCTATTACCACACGCTCTCGAACAACCAGGCGCTCATGCAGAACGATTCTTCTAGGTATATCCTCGCATTTTATAGTTGAATCCTGTGTGGGGATCAAAGTTATTGtgtgaaaaataaaagtttcatCCAAATCGTGCAATCCATGTGTCCATCTGCACAATCCACGGAACTACTCAGCACGACTATGGTTGAAGCTGTTGAAATAGGGTTAGTAGGGTAGAGGGCAGGCAGGGGTACTTCAGACCAGTTTTGAAACATTTCGATTAAACTCATCGGTTTTCAGGACTCGAATATGGTTTCCGCTGCTGTCCTTCTTCGAATCCGAGGTGGACGGCATCGTGCCAAACGAGTACGAGGGTCCCTTGACGATCCTGAACAACTTGAGGCAGTGGTTCGTCCAGCTCGTGACGGACGTGAAGACCTCATCGATGGCGAAGATAGCGGGAACCAAGCTGCAGGAGGGCGCGGCCATGGGGGAGTACTCCGTGGTCAGACTCGTCGACGGCATCAAGAGGAACCTCAGTCTCGTGGAGGAGTTCAAGAACTCGCGCCAGAGGCTCGTCACCCTCGACAAGAACGTGCAGGCCTGCTTGCTGGACGAGCTCCCCGACGGTGAACACAGAATTGAAGACCTGAGCGAATCCTTTCGCAGAGACTTCAGCGATCCACCCTCTCCGGTCGTcaagaaaaatatatgaaacgtCATAGAGGCTATTTCGTAGTAAGATTTCGGGTAGACGTACGCCGAGACTTCAGATACCTGAGCGTTATACATTTCCATTGTAGATTTTATATCAAGTTATtccatatttattgttaagttAAGAATT includes:
- the LOC125055781 gene encoding uncharacterized protein LOC125055781 isoform X2 codes for the protein MCPSAQSTELLSTTMVEAVEIGTRIWFPLLSFFESEVDGIVPNEYEGPLTILNNLRQWFVQLVTDVKTSSMAKIAGTKLQEGAAMGEYSVVRLVDGIKRNLSLVEEFKNSRQRLVTLDKNVQACLLDELPDGEHRIEDLSESFRRDFSDPPSPVVKKNI